One segment of Xanthomonas oryzae pv. oryzae DNA contains the following:
- the hisF gene encoding imidazole glycerol phosphate synthase subunit HisF codes for MLSRRIIPCLDVRNGRVVKGVKFHDHIDMGDIVELALRYRAQGADELVFYDIGASPEGRSVDYTWVERVARLIDIPFCVAGGIGDVETARAVLHAGADKISINSPALGRPQLISELADAFGVQCVVVGIDSIREDDGQWRVRRYTGDPSKTQALPMRTLDWVAEAQRLGAGEIVLNCMDNDGVRRGYDIAQLRQVRALCHVPLIASGGAGEMQHFADVFDQADVDGALAASVFHSGAIPIPELKQFLRAQQIEVRDGQ; via the coding sequence ATGCTGAGCCGTCGCATTATTCCGTGCCTGGACGTGCGCAATGGCCGCGTGGTCAAGGGCGTCAAGTTCCACGACCACATCGACATGGGCGACATCGTCGAACTGGCCTTGCGCTACCGCGCGCAGGGCGCCGACGAATTGGTGTTCTACGACATCGGTGCCAGCCCGGAAGGCCGTTCGGTCGACTACACCTGGGTCGAGCGGGTGGCGCGGTTGATCGATATTCCGTTCTGCGTGGCCGGAGGTATTGGCGATGTGGAAACGGCGCGTGCGGTGCTACACGCCGGTGCCGACAAGATATCGATCAACTCACCCGCCTTGGGCCGCCCGCAATTGATTTCCGAGCTGGCCGATGCCTTCGGCGTGCAATGCGTGGTGGTCGGCATCGATTCGATCCGTGAGGACGATGGCCAGTGGCGCGTGCGCCGCTACACCGGCGATCCGAGCAAGACCCAGGCGCTGCCGATGCGCACGCTGGACTGGGTGGCCGAAGCGCAGCGGCTCGGCGCGGGCGAAATCGTGCTCAATTGCATGGACAACGACGGCGTACGCCGTGGCTACGACATTGCCCAGCTGCGGCAGGTGCGCGCGTTATGCCATGTGCCCTTGATCGCCTCGGGGGGTGCGGGTGAGATGCAGCATTTTGCCGATGTATTCGACCAGGCTGATGTGGATGGCGCACTGGCAGCGAGCGTGTTTCATAGCGGTGCGATTCCGATTCCGGAACTCAAGCAATTTTTGCGCGCGCAACAGATCGAGGTACGCGATGGGCAGTAA
- a CDS encoding site-specific integrase — translation MSDAIAGLIQTYVENYRGKPSHAFLLNTQQNSPLSTESVTKMFAKISACLPPSIRQELKDRSGKLSVTPHDLRHTCAVVRLNQLLQQGDSMDEALQKLRAFFGWSRESQMPVRYARAVFEDRLSSVWNDALVPLCYK, via the coding sequence ATGAGTGATGCGATCGCTGGGCTGATCCAAACCTACGTCGAAAACTATCGAGGAAAGCCGAGTCACGCCTTCCTGCTGAACACACAGCAAAACAGCCCGTTGTCGACAGAATCAGTGACGAAGATGTTCGCAAAGATATCCGCCTGCCTGCCACCATCGATCCGCCAAGAATTGAAGGACCGCAGTGGAAAATTGTCCGTCACACCCCATGACCTCCGCCATACGTGCGCCGTGGTTCGGCTGAATCAATTGCTCCAGCAAGGGGACTCGATGGACGAAGCCCTACAGAAGTTGCGCGCCTTCTTCGGTTGGTCAAGAGAGTCGCAGATGCCAGTTCGCTACGCCCGAGCAGTTTTTGAAGATCGCCTCTCGTCAGTCTGGAACGATGCGCTAGTTCCACTGTGTTACAAATAA
- the avrBs3 gene encoding type III secretion system effector avirulence protein AvrBs3, translating to MDPIRSRTPSPARELLPGPQPDRVQPTADRGGTPPAGGPLDGLPVRRTMSRTRLPSPPAPSPAFSAGSFSDLLRQFDPSLLDTSLLDSMPAVGTPHTAAAPAEWDEVQSGLRAADDPPPTVRVAVTAARPPRAKPAPRRRAAQPSDASPAAQVDLRTLGYSQQQQEKIKPKVRSTVAQHHEALVGHGFTHAHIVALSQHPAALGTVAVTYQDIIRALPEATHEDIVGVGKQWSGARALEALLTEARELRGPPLQLDTGQLLKIAKRGGVTAVEAVHAWRNALTGAPLNLTPDQVVAIASNIGGNQALETVQRLLPVLCQAHGLTPDQVVAIASNGGKQALETVQRLLPVLCQDHSLTPDQVVAIASNIGGKQALETVQRLLPVLCQDHGLTPDQVVAIASNSGGKQALETVQRLLPVLCQDHGLTPDQVMTIASNNGGKQALETVQRLLPVLCQDHGLTPDQVVTIASNGGGKQALETVQRLLPVLCQDHGLTPAQVVAIANNNGGKQALETVQRLLPVLCQAHGLTPAQVVAIASNSGGKQALETVQRLLPVLCQAHGLTPDQVVAIASNGGKQALETVQRLLPVLCQAHGLTPDQVVAIASNSGGKQALETVQRLLPVLCQAHGLTPDQVVAIANNNGGKQALETVQRLLPVLCQAHGLTPDQVVAIASHDGGKQALETVQRLLPVLCQDHGLTPDQVVAIASNGGKQALETVQRLLPVLCQDHGLTPDQVVAIASNIGGKQALETVQRLLPVLCQDHGLTPDQVVAIASHGGGKQALETVQRLLPVLCQDHGLTSDQVVAIASHDGGKQALETVQRLLPVLCQDHGLTPDQVVAIASNIGGKQALETVQRLLPVLCQDHGLTLDQVVAIASHDGGKQALETVQRLLPVLCQDHGMTPDQVVAIASHDGGKQALETVQRLLPVLCQDHGLTPDQVVAIASNGGGKQALESIVAQLSRPDPALAALTNDHLVALACLGGRPALDAVKKGLPHAPELIRRINRRIPERTSHRVADLAHVVRVLGFFQSHSHPAQAFDDAMTQFGMSRHGLVQLFRRVGVTELEARCGTLPPASQRWDRILQASGMKRAKPSPTSAQTPDQASLHAFADSLERDLDAPSPMHEGDQTRASSRKRSRSDRAVTGPSTQQSFEVRVPEQHDALHLPLSWRVKRPRTRIGGGLPDPGTPIAADLAASSTVMWEQDAAPFAGAADDFPAFNEEELAWLMELLPQSGSVGGTI from the coding sequence ATGGATCCCATTCGTTCGCGCACGCCAAGTCCTGCCCGCGAGCTTCTGCCCGGACCCCAACCGGATAGGGTTCAGCCGACTGCAGATCGGGGGGGGACTCCGCCTGCTGGCGGCCCCCTGGATGGCTTGCCCGTTCGGCGGACGATGTCCCGGACCCGGCTGCCATCTCCCCCTGCACCCTCGCCTGCGTTCTCGGCGGGCAGCTTCAGCGATCTGCTCCGTCAGTTCGATCCGTCGCTTCTTGATACATCGCTTCTTGATTCGATGCCTGCCGTCGGCACGCCGCATACAGCGGCTGCCCCAGCAGAGTGGGATGAGGTGCAATCGGGTCTGCGTGCAGCCGATGACCCGCCACCCACTGTGCGTGTCGCTGTCACTGCCGCGCGGCCGCCGCGCGCCAAGCCGGCCCCGCGACGGCGTGCGGCGCAACCCTCCGACGCTTCGCCGGCCGCGCAGGTGGATCTACGCACGCTCGGCTACAGTCAGCAGCAGCAAGAGAAGATCAAACCGAAGGTGCGTTCGACAGTGGCGCAGCACCACGAGGCACTGGTGGGCCATGGGTTTACACACGCGCACATCGTTGCGCTCAGCCAACACCCGGCAGCGTTAGGGACCGTTGCTGTCACGTATCAGGACATAATCAGGGCGTTGCCAGAGGCGACACACGAAGACATCGTTGGCGTCGGCAAACAGTGGTCCGGCGCACGCGCCCTGGAGGCCTTGCTCACGGAGGCGAGGGAGTTGAGAGGTCCGCCGTTACAGTTGGACACAGGCCAACTTCTCAAGATTGCAAAACGTGGCGGCGTGACCGCAGTGGAGGCAGTGCATGCATGGCGCAATGCACTGACGGGTGCCCCCCTGAACCTGACCCCGGACCAAGTGGTGGCCATCGCCAGCAATATTGGCGGCAACCAGGCGCTGGAGACGGTACAGCGGCTGTTGCCGGTGCTGTGCCAGGCCCATGGCCTGACCCCGGACCAGGTCGTGGCCATCGCCAGCAATGGCGGCAAGCAGGCGCTGGAGACGGTGCAGCGGCTGTTGCCGGTGCTGTGCCAGGACCATAGCCTGACCCCGGACCAGGTCGTGGCCATCGCCAGCAATATAGGCGGCAAGCAGGCGCTGGAGACGGTGCAGCGGCTGTTGCCGGTGCTGTGCCAGGACCATGGCCTGACCCCGGACCAGGTGGTGGCCATCGCCAGCAATAGTGGCGGCAAGCAGGCGCTGGAGACGGTGCAGCGGCTGTTGCCGGTGCTGTGCCAGGACCATGGCCTGACCCCGGACCAGGTGATGACCATCGCCAGCAATAACGGCGGCAAGCAGGCGCTGGAGACGGTGCAACGGCTGTTGCCGGTGCTGTGCCAGGACCATGGCCTGACCCCGGACCAGGTGGTGACCATCGCCAGCAATGGCGGCGGCAAGCAGGCGCTGGAGACGGTGCAGCGGCTGTTGCCGGTGCTGTGCCAGGACCATGGCCTGACCCCGGCCCAAGTGGTGGCCATCGCCAACAATAACGGCGGCAAGCAGGCGCTGGAGACGGTGCAACGGCTGTTGCCGGTGCTATGCCAGGCCCATGGCCTGACCCCGGCCCAGGTCGTGGCCATCGCCAGCAATAGCGGCGGCAAGCAGGCGCTGGAGACGGTGCAGCGGCTGTTGCCGGTGCTGTGCCAGGCCCATGGCCTGACCCCGGACCAGGTGGTGGCCATCGCCAGCAATGGCGGCAAGCAGGCGCTGGAGACGGTGCAGCGGCTGTTGCCGGTGCTGTGCCAGGCCCATGGCCTGACCCCGGACCAGGTGGTGGCCATCGCCAGCAATAGTGGCGGCAAGCAGGCGCTGGAGACGGTGCAGCGGCTGTTGCCGGTGCTGTGCCAGGCCCATGGCCTGACCCCGGACCAGGTGGTGGCCATCGCCAACAATAACGGCGGCAAGCAGGCGCTGGAGACGGTGCAGCGGCTGTTGCCGGTGCTGTGCCAGGCCCATGGCCTGACCCCGGACCAGGTGGTGGCCATCGCCAGCCACGATGGCGGCAAGCAGGCGCTGGAGACGGTGCAGCGGCTGTTGCCGGTGCTGTGCCAGGACCATGGCCTGACCCCGGACCAGGTGGTGGCCATCGCCAGCAATGGCGGCAAGCAGGCGCTGGAGACGGTGCAGCGGCTGTTGCCGGTGCTGTGCCAGGACCATGGCCTGACCCCGGACCAGGTGGTGGCCATCGCCAGCAATATTGGCGGCAAGCAGGCGCTGGAGACGGTGCAGCGGCTGTTGCCGGTGCTGTGCCAGGACCATGGCCTGACCCCGGACCAGGTCGTGGCCATCGCCAGCCATGGCGGCGGCAAGCAGGCGCTGGAGACGGTGCAGCGGCTGTTGCCGGTGCTGTGCCAGGACCATGGCCTGACCTCGGACCAGGTGGTGGCCATCGCCAGCCACGATGGCGGCAAGCAGGCGCTGGAGACGGTGCAGCGGCTGTTGCCGGTGCTGTGCCAGGACCATGGCCTGACCCCGGACCAGGTGGTGGCCATCGCCAGCAATATTGGCGGCAAGCAGGCGCTGGAGACGGTGCAGCGGCTGTTGCCGGTGCTGTGCCAGGACCATGGCCTGACCCTGGACCAGGTGGTGGCCATCGCCAGCCACGATGGCGGCAAGCAGGCGCTGGAGACGGTGCAACGGCTGTTGCCGGTGCTGTGCCAGGACCATGGCATGACCCCGGACCAGGTCGTGGCCATCGCCAGCCACGATGGCGGCAAGCAGGCGCTGGAGACGGTGCAGCGGCTGTTGCCGGTGCTGTGCCAGGACCATGGCCTGACCCCGGACCAGGTCGTGGCCATCGCCAGCAATGGCGGCGGCAAGCAGGCGCTGGAGAGCATTGTTGCCCAGTTATCTCGCCCTGATCCGGCGTTGGCCGCGTTGACCAACGACCACCTCGTCGCCTTGGCCTGCCTCGGCGGACGTCCTGCCCTGGATGCAGTGAAAAAGGGATTGCCGCACGCGCCGGAATTGATCAGAAGAATCAATCGCCGTATTCCCGAACGCACGTCCCATCGCGTTGCCGACCTCGCGCACGTGGTTCGCGTGCTTGGTTTTTTCCAGAGCCACTCCCACCCAGCGCAAGCATTCGATGACGCCATGACGCAGTTCGGGATGAGCAGGCACGGGTTGGTACAGCTCTTTCGCAGAGTGGGCGTCACCGAACTCGAAGCCCGCTGCGGAACGCTCCCCCCAGCCTCGCAGCGTTGGGACCGTATCCTCCAGGCATCAGGGATGAAAAGGGCCAAACCGTCCCCTACTTCAGCTCAAACACCGGATCAGGCGTCTTTGCATGCATTCGCCGATTCGCTGGAGCGTGACCTTGATGCGCCCAGCCCAATGCACGAGGGAGATCAGACGCGGGCAAGCAGCCGTAAACGGTCCCGATCGGATCGTGCTGTCACCGGCCCCTCCACACAGCAATCTTTCGAGGTGCGCGTTCCCGAACAGCACGATGCGCTGCATTTGCCCCTCAGCTGGAGGGTAAAACGCCCGCGTACCAGGATCGGGGGCGGCCTCCCGGATCCTGGTACGCCCATCGCTGCCGACCTGGCAGCGTCCAGCACCGTGATGTGGGAACAAGATGCGGCCCCCTTCGCAGGGGCAGCGGATGATTTCCCGGCATTCAACGAAGAGGAGCTCGCATGGTTGATGGAGCTATTGCCTCAGTCAGGCTCAGTTGGAGGGACGATCTGA
- the hisIE gene encoding bifunctional phosphoribosyl-AMP cyclohydrolase/phosphoribosyl-ATP diphosphatase HisIE, with protein MGSNDVATGDALVTLDWSKGDGLLPVIVQDADNLRVLMLGYMNAEALAATQQRGEVTFFSRSKQRLWTKGESSGNVLRVVSIETDCDADTLLVQARPHGPTCHLGRTSCFPSAPGQFLGSLDALVAERERERPHGSYTSKLFEQGIRRIAQKVGEEGVETALAGVVQGNDALLGESADLLYHLIVLLRARGLGLGDAVALLESRHT; from the coding sequence ATGGGCAGTAACGACGTGGCAACGGGCGACGCGCTCGTAACGTTGGATTGGAGCAAGGGCGACGGCCTGTTGCCGGTGATCGTGCAGGACGCCGACAATTTGCGCGTGTTGATGCTGGGCTACATGAATGCCGAAGCGTTGGCCGCCACCCAACAGCGTGGTGAAGTCACCTTCTTCAGCCGCAGCAAGCAGCGCTTGTGGACCAAGGGCGAGAGCTCGGGGAACGTGTTGCGCGTGGTATCGATCGAGACCGATTGCGATGCCGACACACTGCTGGTGCAGGCACGTCCGCATGGCCCCACCTGCCATCTTGGCCGCACCAGCTGTTTTCCCAGTGCGCCCGGGCAGTTCCTGGGTAGCCTGGATGCGCTGGTGGCCGAGCGCGAGCGCGAACGCCCGCACGGTAGCTACACCAGCAAGCTGTTCGAGCAAGGCATCCGCCGCATCGCGCAGAAGGTAGGCGAGGAGGGCGTGGAAACCGCGCTGGCCGGTGTGGTGCAGGGCAATGACGCGTTGCTCGGCGAATCGGCCGATCTGCTGTATCACCTGATCGTGCTGCTGCGCGCACGTGGCTTGGGTCTTGGCGATGCGGTGGCGTTGCTGGAATCGCGGCACACGTAA
- a CDS encoding transposase produces MWRFVFDSNYLRIRPVSRKNSNYSISYICGEFLSSISKHVTVQIAKRSELHTFKVMPKRWSVERSFAWLEKNRRLWKNCERRLNTSLQFIHLAFLALLLRRS; encoded by the coding sequence ATGTGGCGATTTGTCTTCGACTCAAACTACCTAAGGATTCGCCCCGTCTCTCGTAAAAATTCTAATTATTCAATTAGTTATATCTGCGGCGAATTCTTGTCGTCAATCAGCAAGCATGTCACCGTACAGATTGCCAAGCGCAGCGAGCTGCATACCTTCAAGGTCATGCCCAAGCGCTGGAGTGTCGAACGCAGCTTTGCCTGGCTGGAGAAGAACCGGAGGCTATGGAAGAACTGCGAGCGAAGGCTCAATACCAGCTTGCAGTTCATCCACCTGGCGTTCCTGGCACTGCTGCTCAGGAGATCGTGA
- the avrBs3 gene encoding type III secretion system effector avirulence protein AvrBs3, producing MSRTRLPSPPAPSPAFSAGSFSDLLRQFDPSLLDTSLLDSMPAVGTPHTAAAPAECDEVQSGLRAADDPPPTVRVAVTAARPPRAKPAPRRRAAQPSDASPAAQVDLRTLGYSQQQQEKIKPKVRSTVAQHHEALVGHGFTHAHIVALSQHPAALGTVAVTYQDIIRALPEATHEDIVGVGKQWSGARALEALLTEARELRGPPLQLDTGQLLKIAKRGGVTAVEAVHAWRNALTGAPLNLTPDQVVAIASNIGGKQALETVQRLLPVLCQDHGLTPDQVVAIASHGGGKQALETVQRLLPVLCQAHGLTPDQVVAIASNIGGKQALETVQRLLPVLCQDHGLTPDQVVAIASHGGGKQALETVQRLLPVLCQDHGLTPDQVVAIASNIGGKQALETVQRLLPVLCQDHGLIPDQVVAIASNIGGKQALETVQRLLPVLCQDHGLTPDQVVAIASNIGGKQALETVQRLLPVLCQAHGLTPDQVVAIASHDGGKQALETVQRLLPVLCQDHGLTPAQVVAIASNNGGKQALETVQRLLPVLCQAHGLTPDQVVAIASHDGGKQALETVQRLLPVLCQDHGLTPAQVVAIASNSGGKQALETVQRLLPVLCQDHGLTPDQVVAIASNGGGKQALETVQRLLPVLCQDHGLTPDQVVAIASSSGGKQALETVQRLLPVLCQDHGLTPDQVVAIASHDGGKQALETVQRLLPVLCQDHGLTPDQVVAIASNIGGKQALETVQRLLPVLCQAHGLTPDQVVAIASNIGGKQALETVQRLLPVLCQDHGLTPDQVVAIANNNGGKQALETVQRLLPVLCQDHGLTPDQVVAIASNIGGKQALETVQRLLPVLCQDHGLTPAQVVAIANNNGGKQALETVQRLLPVLCQDHGLTPDQVVAIASNIGGKQALETVQRLLPVLCQDHGLTPDQVVAIASNGGGKQALESIVAQLSRPDPALAALTNDHLVALACLGGRPALDAVKKGLPHAPELIKRINRRIPERTSHRVADLPERTSHRVADLAHVVRVLGFFQSHSHPAQAFDDAMTQFGMSRHGLVQLFRRVGVTEFEARCGTLPPASQRWDRILQASGMKRAKPSPTSAQTPDQASLHAFADSLERDLDAPSPMHEGDQTRASSRKRSRSDRAVTGPSTQQSFEVRVPEQHDALHLPLSWRVKRPRTRIGGGLPDPGTPIAADLAASSTVMWEQDAAPFAGAADDFPAFNEEELAWLMELLPQSGSVGGTI from the coding sequence ATGTCCCGGACCCGGCTGCCATCTCCCCCTGCGCCCTCGCCTGCGTTCTCGGCGGGCAGCTTCAGCGATCTGCTCCGTCAGTTCGATCCGTCGCTTCTTGATACATCGCTTCTTGATTCGATGCCTGCCGTCGGCACGCCGCATACAGCGGCTGCCCCAGCAGAGTGCGATGAGGTGCAATCGGGTCTGCGTGCAGCCGATGACCCGCCACCCACCGTGCGTGTCGCTGTCACTGCCGCGCGGCCGCCGCGCGCCAAGCCGGCCCCGCGACGGCGTGCGGCGCAACCCTCCGACGCTTCGCCGGCCGCGCAGGTGGATCTACGCACGCTCGGCTACAGTCAGCAGCAGCAAGAGAAGATCAAACCGAAGGTGCGTTCGACAGTGGCGCAGCACCACGAGGCACTGGTGGGCCATGGGTTTACACACGCGCACATCGTTGCGCTCAGCCAACACCCGGCAGCGTTAGGGACCGTTGCTGTCACGTATCAGGACATAATCAGGGCGTTGCCAGAGGCGACACACGAAGACATCGTTGGCGTCGGCAAACAGTGGTCCGGCGCACGCGCCCTGGAGGCCTTGCTCACGGAGGCGAGGGAGTTGAGAGGTCCGCCGTTACAGTTGGACACAGGCCAACTTCTCAAGATTGCAAAACGTGGAGGCGTGACCGCAGTGGAGGCAGTGCATGCATGGCGCAATGCACTGACGGGTGCCCCCCTGAACCTGACCCCGGACCAAGTGGTGGCCATCGCCAGCAATATTGGCGGCAAGCAGGCGCTGGAGACGGTGCAGCGGCTGTTGCCGGTGCTGTGCCAGGACCATGGCCTAACCCCGGACCAGGTCGTGGCCATCGCCAGCCATGGCGGCGGCAAGCAGGCGCTGGAGACGGTGCAACGGCTGTTGCCGGTGCTGTGCCAGGCCCATGGCCTGACCCCGGACCAGGTGGTGGCCATCGCCAGCAATATTGGCGGCAAGCAGGCGCTGGAGACGGTGCAGCGGCTGTTGCCGGTGCTGTGCCAGGACCATGGCCTGACCCCGGACCAGGTGGTGGCCATCGCCAGCCATGGCGGCGGCAAGCAGGCGCTGGAGACGGTGCAGCGGCTGTTGCCGGTGCTGTGCCAGGACCATGGCCTGACCCCGGACCAGGTGGTGGCCATCGCCAGCAATATTGGCGGCAAGCAGGCGCTGGAGACGGTGCAGCGGCTGTTGCCGGTGCTGTGCCAGGACCATGGCCTGATCCCGGACCAGGTGGTGGCCATCGCCAGCAATATTGGCGGCAAGCAGGCGCTGGAGACGGTGCAGCGGCTGTTGCCGGTGCTGTGCCAGGACCATGGCCTGACCCCGGACCAGGTGGTGGCCATCGCCAGCAATATTGGCGGCAAGCAGGCGCTGGAGACGGTGCAGCGGCTGTTGCCGGTGCTGTGCCAGGCCCATGGCCTGACCCCAGACCAAGTGGTGGCCATCGCCAGCCACGATGGCGGCAAGCAGGCGCTGGAGACGGTGCAGCGGCTGTTGCCGGTGCTGTGCCAGGACCATGGCCTGACCCCGGCCCAAGTGGTGGCCATCGCCAGCAATAACGGCGGCAAGCAGGCGCTGGAGACGGTGCAGCGGCTGTTGCCGGTGCTGTGCCAGGCCCATGGCCTGACCCCAGACCAAGTGGTGGCCATCGCCAGCCACGATGGCGGCAAGCAGGCGCTGGAGACGGTGCAGCGGCTGTTGCCGGTGCTGTGCCAGGACCATGGCCTGACCCCGGCCCAAGTGGTGGCCATCGCCAGCAATAGTGGCGGCAAGCAGGCGCTGGAGACGGTGCAGCGGCTGTTGCCGGTGCTGTGCCAGGACCATGGCCTGACCCCGGACCAGGTGGTGGCCATCGCCAGCAATGGCGGCGGCAAGCAGGCGCTGGAGACGGTGCAGCGGCTGTTGCCGGTGCTGTGCCAGGACCATGGCCTGACCCCGGACCAGGTCGTGGCCATCGCCAGCAGTAGCGGCGGCAAGCAGGCGCTGGAGACGGTGCAGCGGCTGTTGCCGGTGCTGTGCCAGGACCATGGCCTGACCCCGGACCAGGTGGTGGCCATCGCCAGCCACGATGGCGGCAAGCAGGCGCTGGAGACGGTGCAGCGGCTGTTGCCGGTGCTGTGCCAGGACCATGGCCTGACCCCGGACCAGGTGGTGGCCATCGCCAGCAATATTGGCGGCAAGCAGGCGCTGGAGACGGTGCAGCGGCTGTTGCCGGTGCTGTGCCAGGCCCATGGCCTGACCCCGGACCAGGTGGTGGCCATCGCCAGCAATATTGGCGGCAAGCAGGCGCTGGAGACGGTGCAGCGGCTGTTGCCGGTGCTGTGCCAGGACCATGGCCTGACCCCGGACCAGGTGGTGGCCATCGCCAACAATAACGGCGGCAAGCAGGCGCTGGAGACGGTGCAGCGGCTGTTGCCGGTGCTGTGCCAGGACCATGGCCTGACCCCGGACCAGGTGGTGGCCATCGCCAGCAATATTGGCGGCAAGCAGGCGCTGGAGACGGTGCAGCGGCTGTTGCCGGTGCTGTGCCAGGACCATGGCCTGACCCCGGCCCAGGTGGTGGCCATCGCCAACAATAACGGCGGCAAGCAGGCGCTGGAGACGGTGCAGCGGCTGTTGCCGGTGCTGTGCCAGGACCATGGCCTGACCCCTGACCAGGTGGTGGCCATCGCCAGCAATATTGGCGGCAAGCAGGCGCTGGAGACGGTGCAGCGGCTGTTGCCGGTGCTGTGCCAGGACCATGGCCTGACCCCGGACCAGGTGGTGGCCATCGCCAGCAATGGCGGCGGCAAGCAGGCGCTGGAGAGCATTGTTGCCCAGTTATCTCGCCCTGATCCGGCGTTGGCCGCGTTGACCAACGACCACCTCGTCGCCTTGGCCTGCCTCGGCGGACGTCCTGCCCTGGATGCAGTGAAAAAGGGATTGCCGCACGCGCCGGAATTGATCAAAAGAATCAATCGCCGCATTCCCGAACGCACGTCCCATCGCGTTGCCGACCTCCCCGAACGCACGTCCCATCGCGTTGCCGACCTCGCGCACGTGGTGCGCGTGCTTGGTTTTTTCCAGAGCCACTCCCACCCAGCGCAAGCATTCGATGACGCCATGACGCAGTTCGGGATGAGCAGGCACGGGTTGGTACAGCTCTTTCGCAGAGTGGGCGTCACCGAATTCGAAGCCCGCTGCGGAACACTCCCCCCAGCCTCGCAGCGTTGGGACCGTATCCTCCAGGCATCAGGGATGAAAAGGGCCAAACCGTCCCCTACTTCAGCTCAAACGCCGGATCAGGCGTCTTTGCATGCATTCGCCGATTCGCTGGAGCGTGACCTTGATGCGCCCAGCCCAATGCACGAGGGAGATCAGACGCGGGCAAGCAGCCGTAAACGGTCCCGATCGGATCGTGCTGTCACCGGCCCCTCCACACAGCAATCTTTCGAGGTGCGCGTTCCCGAACAGCACGATGCGCTGCATTTGCCCCTCAGCTGGAGGGTAAAACGCCCGCGTACCAGGATCGGGGGCGGCCTCCCGGATCCTGGTACGCCCATCGCTGCCGACCTGGCAGCGTCCAGCACCGTGATGTGGGAACAAGATGCGGCCCCCTTCGCAGGGGCAGCGGATGATTTCCCGGCATTCAACGAAGAGGAGCTCGCATGGTTGATGGAGCTATTGCCTCAGTCAGGCTCAGTCGGAGGGACGATCTGA
- the hisA gene encoding 1-(5-phosphoribosyl)-5-[(5-phosphoribosylamino)methylideneamino]imidazole-4-carboxamide isomerase, translated as MSFTVYPALDIRNGRVVRLLQGDYARETHYGNDVLPRAQAFADAGAQWMHLVDLDAAKAGGYTLATTLGEIARATGLQVQTGGGVRSRDDVASILDAGAARVVIGSLAVRDSEMVIAWLQEFGADRLTIALDTRQDTDGIWQLPVHGWTETADATLDQLAVRYAQAGLKHLLCTDIARDGMLSGPNAALYAHLRSLTPQLQVQVSGGARNLADVAAAKAAGCAGIVLGKALLEGHLDLDEALAC; from the coding sequence ATGAGTTTCACCGTTTACCCGGCGCTGGATATTCGCAATGGCCGCGTGGTGCGCTTGCTGCAGGGCGATTACGCACGCGAAACGCACTACGGCAACGACGTGCTGCCGCGTGCACAGGCATTCGCCGACGCCGGCGCGCAATGGATGCATCTGGTCGATCTGGATGCGGCGAAGGCGGGCGGCTACACACTGGCCACCACACTTGGCGAAATCGCGCGTGCCACCGGCTTGCAGGTGCAGACCGGCGGCGGCGTGCGTTCGCGCGACGATGTGGCGAGCATCCTGGATGCCGGTGCCGCGCGCGTGGTGATCGGCTCGTTGGCGGTACGCGACAGCGAGATGGTGATCGCTTGGCTGCAGGAATTCGGTGCCGATCGCCTGACCATTGCATTGGATACACGCCAGGATACCGACGGCATCTGGCAGTTGCCGGTGCACGGCTGGACCGAAACGGCAGACGCCACGCTGGACCAGTTGGCCGTGCGTTACGCGCAGGCCGGTCTGAAACATCTGCTCTGCACCGACATCGCCCGCGACGGCATGCTGTCCGGCCCCAACGCGGCGCTGTACGCGCACTTGCGTTCGCTCACGCCGCAGCTGCAGGTGCAGGTCTCCGGCGGCGCGCGCAATCTGGCCGACGTCGCCGCTGCCAAGGCCGCAGGTTGCGCCGGCATCGTGCTTGGCAAGGCCTTGCTGGAAGGGCATCTGGATCTCGACGAGGCACTGGCATGCTGA